DNA from bacterium:
GACCATTGCTGAAGCGTCGCCCGCTGGCTCTTGCTGAGGTGAATCTCGGCTGCGACCCGCATCGTGCCCCTCTGGCCGTTCGCCGCGAGGGTAACGTGGATAGTCCAATAGTGCCCTTTATTTATGAATCATATCACTAGCAACACGTCTCGAGTCAACGAAGTGGAGATACCGCCATGCGCACTGATCTTTGTGACCAATTCGGCATCGATGTCCCCATCTTTGCATTCAGCCACTGCCGGGATGTCGTTGCCGCCGTGACCAACGCCGGGGGGCTCGGCGTCCTGGGCGCTCTCGCCTTCACGCCAGAGCAGCTCGAGATGGAGCTCGCATGGATCGATGAGAACACCGGTGACAAGCCCTACGGCGTCGACACCGTGATGCCCATGGGCCATATCGGCAAGGAGACAGGTCTCGGAAAGAAGGGCGACGCAGAGGATGCCTTCGAGTTCAAGAAATTGATCTCGCCCGAGGTGACTGCGTGGATCGAGACCGTGCTGGAGGAATATGAGGTTCCCCCGCTCCCCGAAGGCTACGAACCCGATTCCGGCATCGGGGGTGGTGAAGGGGGCTTGCTCGGCTGGACCGAAGGCGGCGGTTGCAGTCATGTGGACGTGGCCTTCCGACACGAGCGCGTAAAGCTGTTGGTGAATGCGCTCGGTCCACCGCCCAAGGACATCATCGACCTGGCCCACCGCAGTGGCGTGAAGGTTGCGGCGCTTACCGGCACGGTAGAGCACGCATTGCGCCAGCAAGAGCAGGGCGTCGACATCATTGTCGCTCAGGGTACGGAAGCAGGCGGCCACACCGGCGAAATAGGCTCGATGGTGTTGCTGCCTGATATCGTCGATGCCGTCTCGCCCACGCCTGTGTTAGGCGCCGGAGGAATCGCCAGCGGCCGCCAGGCCGCAGCGGCCATGGCACTCGGTGCCCAGGGCATCTGGACCGGCTCCGTATGGCTCGGTGTGCGGGAGGCCGATGTCTCCCCCCTCGTGAAACAGAAGCTCTACAAGGCTGGCCCGCGCGATGCCGTGCGCTCGCGCTCGCTCTCCGGGAAGCCCGCCCGACTGCTGCGCACGGCCTGGACCGAAGCCTGGGAGCGCGACGAGTGCCCCGGCACGCTTCCGATGCCGCTCCAGTACATGGCCTGCGCCGACGCCCAGACGCGAATCGGCCTGGCTGCACGAAAGCAGGGTTCCAAGGCACAGGAGCTGCTCGGCATGCCCGTTGGCCAGGTCGTGGGTCGCATGAACGAAGAGAAGAGTTCTGCGGAGGTGATCTACGAGTTCATCGACGAGTTCGTCGAGAGCGTGGCCAGGCTGCAAGGGATGCTCGACGCGGCAGAGGGCTCTCGCTGAGCGGTCGCCTTCGAGTAGACACCCGTTGAGTCTTCGGCGAGGGCACGGATGATGCGGAGCAAGGGCTTGGATCTGGAGCGTACGCTGACGGCGTTCCGCTTTCAGACAGGCGTTTGCCGATATCTCGGGTCACCGTTCTACGGCGAGCTGCTGCAGGATGCCTACGACGATCTGGAGGCGGGCGGCCCGCTGCGAGATCTGGTCTGCGACTTCAACGGGGATCCCCTCCGTGGTTTTCTTCCACTCCGGATTCTTGCGGGTGTGCACGCCCTGGTACTCGAGGGAGCTGCACCGGAACTCGCGGCCTTCTACCCGACGGTCGGAGGGAGAGCCGACGCCGCCGCAGCGTGGTCTTGCTTTCGAGCGGTCGTCGAGCAGCATGGCGACCGGATTCGTCCTTGGCTGGAGCAGACTCCGCAAACCAACGAGGTGCGACGTTGCGCAGGCCTGTTGGGTGGCTTCCTCCAGGTTGCCCAGCAGACACGGCTGCCACTGCGACTGCTCGAGATCGGCTGCAGCGCCGGGCTCAATCTTCAATGGAGTCGGTTCCGCTACGAGCTCGACAGCTGGAGCTGGGGAGATCCGAAGGCGAAGGTGCAGATTACGACGAGTTGGCAAGGCGAGGTTCCGCCTCTGGCCGCGGTCGAGGTGGAGATCTCCGAACGCCTCGGATGCGATGTTGCGCCGCGCCGGGTCGACAGCGCAGCCGCGGCGCGCGACCTCGAGAGTTTCATCTGGGCCGATCAACCCGAGCGTCTGGCTCAGCTCCGCGCCGCCATCGAGGTTGCGCGGAGCGACCCTCCTCAGATCGAGCAGGCGTCGGCGGGCCAGTGGCTGCCCGATCGGTTGGCCGAGCCGCAGGCAGGAGTCTGCAACGTCGTCTACCACTCTTCGGTATGGGACTATCTCAGCTCCGCTGAGCAGCAGACGATCCAGAGCGCGATCGAGGCTCGAGGAGCGGATGCGACGAACGAGCGGCCCCTCGCGTGGCTGCGGGCAGAGGGTTCGACCGACGGCACCAGGATCGAGCTTCGGCTTCGCAGCTGGCCGGACGGTGGCGAAACGCTCCTCGGCGAGGGGCATCCCCATGGACGGGCGGTCGTTTGGCGCCCCGAGGCCGGGTAGGGTCGCTACTCGCCGGGACGTTCTAGACTGGCCCGCGTGGAAATCGTTCTCGTCGAACCGGAGATCCCCCAGAACACCGGATGTGCGGCTCGGCTTGCGGCGGCGACCGGTACACGGCTGCATCTGGTCGAGCCGCTCGGGTTTTCCCTCGATAGCAAGCATCTGAAGCGGGCGGGGCTCGACTACTGGCCCGACGTCGACATGACGGTGCATCCGGACCTGCCGAGCCTGCTCTCCGCGTTGGCGGAGGTCGGACCTGCCGAGCCACGACTGCGCCTTCTCACAGCCCGCGGCGGATCGTCGATCTTCGAAGCGCCATTCCGGGGCGACGAGATCCTGGTCTTCGGGGGCGAGTCGAAGGGGCTACCGCCCGCGTTGCTGCGGAAGTTCGCACCCCAGCGACTCACCGTGCCGATCCTGCCCGAGGTGCGCAGCCTGAACCTCGCGAATGTCGTATGCCTCGCGCTGTATACGGCCCTCGATCGGTGCGGTCGGCTACCTGCACCGTCGGAATCTCCGCCGATCGGCTGATCGCTGGTCAGGTGGACTTCACCCAGCTTGCGATGATGGTGGCGAGTTCGACTCCGCGGCCTTCCTGCAGGAAGTGGCCACCGCCCTCGATCGTGACATGAGGCTGTCCCTGGGCACCGGGAACACCACTCATGAAGGCCGCGGCGCCGCCGCCGGTCACCGGGTCGTTGTCACTGAAGGCGCAGAGGAGCGGCTTCTCCCAGGCCTCGAAGACTTTCCAGGCCGCCATCTGGGCCTCGCGGGAGGGATCGTCGGGCTGGGCATGGCCCGCGGTCCCATCTTGAAGCTCGGATCCGGAAACGGTGCGTCGTAGGCGGCCACTTCCTCCGGCGTCAGCGTGCGGCCATCGACCGAGCTCGCGACCATCATTCCGACCGGAACGTCTTCGGTCTCCCAGCACATCTTCTGCCAGTAGGCGAAGCTGCGCTCCGGAGTATCGCTGCCCTGTTTCGAGAGCTGGGCCATGACTTCGGGGATGGTCGGCGTGGGATCGTTGGCGCGAAAGCTCTTCACCCAGGCGACGCGTTCTTCGGGGATGTCCGCGGGCACGGGCAAACCCGTGTTCGCGACGACGACACGCGCGAAACGCTCGGGCTTTGCGGCGACCATCCGCAGCCCGATCAGCCCTCCCCAATCCTGTCCGACGAGGGTCGCACCGCTGAAATCGTTCTGTTCGAGCCAGGCGCAGAGCCAATCGACCTGGCGTTGGTAGGTGATGTCTTCGCGAGCTGCCGGTTTGTCGGAGCGGCCGAACCCGACGAGGTCCGGCGCGATCACGCGCAAGCTGGCCTCGACCAACACCGGAATCATGTGCCGGTAGAGGTAGGACCAGGTCGGCTGACCGTGCATGCAGAGTACGATCTGCCCGTCGCGGGGACCTTCGTCTACGTGATGGATGCGGAGGGTTCCAGCGTCGCCATCCGGTACTTCCGTGTAGTTCGGCTCGAACGGATAGCCGGGCAGATTCTGGAAGCGAGTGTCGGGGGTCCGCAGGGCCTTCATGGATGAGCCTCTCGAGAAGTGTTGGCAGATGGCGTGCCACCCTATCTCGTTCCCAGGCTCGCTCGCCACATCGAGTGGCGACGAAAGTGCCGTCTCCCGGCATGCTCGGCCGGCGCTAGCAGCGACCCGCTTCGTCCGGGGAACTGAGCTCGCGGACCACGTAGAAGAGACAGTCGCTGGTGGCGATACCCGGGTCGGTCGTGATCATGATCGGGATGATCGGCCGTCGGGTCCGTAGTACGCCGTCTTGGAGCGAAAAATAGAAGGACGCCCGATCTCGTCCGTCCTCGTCGAGAAGTTCCAGGGGCCAGGCCTCGCCGCGCACGTAGCCCAGCTTGGTACCCACTTCGACGCTCTCGAAATTGTGTCGGTCGAGATCGGCCAGGATGGTCAGATCGGCCGACTCTTGCTTGCCGCGGTCTGCGTCGACCACGGCCAGGGAAGCTCCGGGGCGAATGCAGACGCGCATGGGCGTCGTGAGCACCTGGACGTCCGGGCGTAGCCCCGGCTCGATCACCCGATCGTCTTCCAGGAAGCGGGTGAGCCCGCGAAGCGCGACGGCGTCTGCGGCGGGGTCGCCCGTTCGCCCGACCTCGATCGTCGCGCTGGGGATATCGCGCACCGCCTCCATCAGGGCGCCGAGCGTCAGGTGGCTCCAGACGAAACGGTTCCCGAACGGAGTGACCAACTGCAGGGCTTCCGGAGAAGGCTCTACACCCACGCCATAGGGCGGGTTGTGGCCCGTGTTGTTATGTAGATCGATCAGCGCCTCGGGCTTCTTCTCGTAAGTGAGCTCGAGGATTTCGCGCGCGAGGTGGCCTTCCGCATCGTCCCAGGGACCGAGAAAACAGCGGTTGAGATCCCGTCGGCCGGGCAGGGTGCGATGAGCGAAGCCCGGGCCGGCCAGCGCAGCTTCCACGTTGGCGACGATCAGGACAGTATCGACCGCCGGCTGGTGGCCATTGCGAAGCCAGGCATGGATCGCACGGGTGCCCGAAGGTTCATTGCCGTGCAGCAGCGTGGTCACGATCCGGGAGCGTGTTCGGTCCTTTCCTTTGACGTGGATTGCGGTGGGTCCGCCCAGCTTGCGCAGAAAGGATTCCGCTTCGGCGGGAAACCCGTCAGCGCTCGGTCGATCGATCTTCTGCAAGACGCCTTTCACAGCTTCGGCTCCGGCCAGCTCGCGACCGGCTGGGCATCCTTCGAGTGCTGGCGGTAGCGCCGGAACATGTGGGTCAACGCATCGTTCCTGGGCATCGTCGCCTCGGCGCTGGCGAGCGCCCGACGCTGCCAGGTGGCACCCGTCTGCCCGCTGCGCACCCGACACTCGAAGACTTCGAGCCAATGGGAGGAATCGTCCCGTTCTACGCCTGCGGCGTCGAGCCCTTGCTGGGCTCTGGGCAACAGGCTTTCGAGCAGCACCTGGGCCGAGTGGCTCTGGGCCGGTGCGCCCGGCTCCATGGGCCAACCCAGGTGCGCCGCCAGGCCGTCCCGGGCGGCCCTGTAGAAATCCCGATGCACGTCCTCGAAGGAGAGCCGTTCTGTCCAGGCGGCGATCTCAGGCGCCAGTGCGAGTGCCAGTCCAATCTGGAACGCGCAATTCGCGACCATGTCCACGATCGTCGGACCCGCCGGGAAGGCGCGCATCTCGATGCGAAGGTGCCCGCCCTCCGCGGGATCGAAGATCGAGCGGTTCCAGCGCCAGACCGTTCCCTGGTGCAGGCGCAGTTCGGAAAGTGTCGGAACCCGCCCGGCGGCGAGGACGGCTTCGGGATCTTCGTTGCTTACGACCGGTAGGAGGACTGCATGACGTCGCACGTTCTCCTCGAAGAGTTCGAAGGCACGACCGATCCACGCGTTGCCGAAGGAGACGCGGGCAGGCTCGCCATCGCGCCCGCGCTCCCGCCGATGATCCACGGCTTGCTTGAACAACGCCACCCGCGTTTCGTCCCAGAGCCGCCGGCCGAGAAAGGTGGGCGAGTTTCCGGAGGCCGCGAGCACGAGGGGGGTCGTCAGCTGCACGGCGTTGTAGACCGAGGCGAAGTCGGCGGGGGCCACGCGCAAGTGGAGCTGCAACGAAGTCGCGGCTCCTTCGGAGGTGACATCGTGACAGCGCAGCTCCAGCTCATCCTCACCGCGAATCTGGAGCAGAAAGGGCTCGCGGCGCAGGCGTCGCAGGCTCGCGGAAAGGGCTCGAAAGCGAGGGGCTTCTGTCATCGCGTCCCTCGTGAGATCCGCTTCCGTCAAGGTCGGCAGGATGCCGATCATCGCTACCTGCGCATGGTGGAGCGCGGCGGCTCGCTCGATTTCTCGCAGCGAGTTGCGCATCTCATCGGCCAGGAAAGCAAAGGGCCGACCGGCCAAGGGACCGTGGCGTAGGTTGGATTCCAGGTTGTACCGATTGAGCTCGACCGTGAGCCGCGGGTCCACGCTTTCCGCCAGGACATCCCGATTCAGGGGCAGGGGTCGGCCGGCCTCATCGACCAGCGATACCTCCAGCTCGGCGCCGATCGATACCTCCCCCGCACCAAAGTCCGGCCTGGCAAGGAGCTGCTCCAGAACGTCGAGCGAGCGATCCAGGCGTTCCGAGAATCGCTGGTACTCGTCCTCGCTGAACGTCTCACGATTGATCTCGAGGCCCATCGCGGGTGGAGAGTAGCCACCCGCGGCGCCAGGTCAGGCAGGAAGGAAACCGTTTGCGGCGGGACTTGATTTCCTCGCCAGTGGGCCTCAGTCGGCGTCGCCCCAATCCTCGGCCCAGCGCACGAGGGGGCGGAGCGCGCGCCCGAGCGAATGTCCCGTTTCCGTGAGGGCATAGCCCCGATCTGTCTTCTCGATCAGTCGCGCCTCGCGCAACTCACGGAGCCGGGTGTTCAACACGGTGGGCGAGATGTCGTCGCAGCGCCCCCGAAGCTCCCGGAAGGTCAGCGGAGCTTCGCCCAGCTCCCAGAGCACGCGCAGGGCCCAGCGTCGTCCGAGCAGATCGAAGGCCGCCATGATCGGCCGGCCCGTGCGCGAGCCATGAACGCGCTGGCCAGGGCGGGGCGCGCTCATGCGTCTGGAGACAGGCTTGCGCTACTAAAAATGTAGCGTATGATGTATCGCTCCATGCTACGGAAATCATAGCGCTCCCCATCGAGGTTCTCATGCCCCGGATCGAGCCTGTCGAAGCCCCTTATGCCGAGGACGTTGCCCC
Protein-coding regions in this window:
- a CDS encoding succinylglutamate desuccinylase, which translates into the protein MKGVLQKIDRPSADGFPAEAESFLRKLGGPTAIHVKGKDRTRSRIVTTLLHGNEPSGTRAIHAWLRNGHQPAVDTVLIVANVEAALAGPGFAHRTLPGRRDLNRCFLGPWDDAEGHLAREILELTYEKKPEALIDLHNNTGHNPPYGVGVEPSPEALQLVTPFGNRFVWSHLTLGALMEAVRDIPSATIEVGRTGDPAADAVALRGLTRFLEDDRVIEPGLRPDVQVLTTPMRVCIRPGASLAVVDADRGKQESADLTILADLDRHNFESVEVGTKLGYVRGEAWPLELLDEDGRDRASFYFSLQDGVLRTRRPIIPIMITTDPGIATSDCLFYVVRELSSPDEAGRC
- a CDS encoding DUF2332 domain-containing protein → MMRSKGLDLERTLTAFRFQTGVCRYLGSPFYGELLQDAYDDLEAGGPLRDLVCDFNGDPLRGFLPLRILAGVHALVLEGAAPELAAFYPTVGGRADAAAAWSCFRAVVEQHGDRIRPWLEQTPQTNEVRRCAGLLGGFLQVAQQTRLPLRLLEIGCSAGLNLQWSRFRYELDSWSWGDPKAKVQITTSWQGEVPPLAAVEVEISERLGCDVAPRRVDSAAAARDLESFIWADQPERLAQLRAAIEVARSDPPQIEQASAGQWLPDRLAEPQAGVCNVVYHSSVWDYLSSAEQQTIQSAIEARGADATNERPLAWLRAEGSTDGTRIELRLRSWPDGGETLLGEGHPHGRAVVWRPEAG
- a CDS encoding helix-turn-helix transcriptional regulator; translated protein: MSAPRPGQRVHGSRTGRPIMAAFDLLGRRWALRVLWELGEAPLTFRELRGRCDDISPTVLNTRLRELREARLIEKTDRGYALTETGHSLGRALRPLVRWAEDWGDAD
- a CDS encoding glutamate--cysteine ligase; this encodes MGLEINRETFSEDEYQRFSERLDRSLDVLEQLLARPDFGAGEVSIGAELEVSLVDEAGRPLPLNRDVLAESVDPRLTVELNRYNLESNLRHGPLAGRPFAFLADEMRNSLREIERAAALHHAQVAMIGILPTLTEADLTRDAMTEAPRFRALSASLRRLRREPFLLQIRGEDELELRCHDVTSEGAATSLQLHLRVAPADFASVYNAVQLTTPLVLAASGNSPTFLGRRLWDETRVALFKQAVDHRRERGRDGEPARVSFGNAWIGRAFELFEENVRRHAVLLPVVSNEDPEAVLAAGRVPTLSELRLHQGTVWRWNRSIFDPAEGGHLRIEMRAFPAGPTIVDMVANCAFQIGLALALAPEIAAWTERLSFEDVHRDFYRAARDGLAAHLGWPMEPGAPAQSHSAQVLLESLLPRAQQGLDAAGVERDDSSHWLEVFECRVRSGQTGATWQRRALASAEATMPRNDALTHMFRRYRQHSKDAQPVASWPEPKL
- a CDS encoding tRNA (cytidine(34)-2'-O)-methyltransferase, whose amino-acid sequence is MEIVLVEPEIPQNTGCAARLAAATGTRLHLVEPLGFSLDSKHLKRAGLDYWPDVDMTVHPDLPSLLSALAEVGPAEPRLRLLTARGGSSIFEAPFRGDEILVFGGESKGLPPALLRKFAPQRLTVPILPEVRSLNLANVVCLALYTALDRCGRLPAPSESPPIG
- a CDS encoding nitronate monooxygenase — its product is MRTDLCDQFGIDVPIFAFSHCRDVVAAVTNAGGLGVLGALAFTPEQLEMELAWIDENTGDKPYGVDTVMPMGHIGKETGLGKKGDAEDAFEFKKLISPEVTAWIETVLEEYEVPPLPEGYEPDSGIGGGEGGLLGWTEGGGCSHVDVAFRHERVKLLVNALGPPPKDIIDLAHRSGVKVAALTGTVEHALRQQEQGVDIIVAQGTEAGGHTGEIGSMVLLPDIVDAVSPTPVLGAGGIASGRQAAAAMALGAQGIWTGSVWLGVREADVSPLVKQKLYKAGPRDAVRSRSLSGKPARLLRTAWTEAWERDECPGTLPMPLQYMACADAQTRIGLAARKQGSKAQELLGMPVGQVVGRMNEEKSSAEVIYEFIDEFVESVARLQGMLDAAEGSR